Proteins encoded in a region of the Orcinus orca chromosome 8, mOrcOrc1.1, whole genome shotgun sequence genome:
- the SLC22A20 gene encoding LOW QUALITY PROTEIN: solute carrier family 22 member 20 (The sequence of the model RefSeq protein was modified relative to this genomic sequence to represent the inferred CDS: inserted 1 base in 1 codon; deleted 1 base in 1 codon; substituted 1 base at 1 genomic stop codon): MAFTDPLDALGGVGGFQLVCTALLLPCSLLAGHNXNFTAAVPRHYCQRPANHTAATVNGSGARLRATVPLDLLGAPEPCRHFMQPQWALLGPNTSVHRAATKGRKDDSVXDHSVFPSTMVMEV; the protein is encoded by the exons ATGGCCTTCACAGACCCGCTGGACGCCCTGGGTGGCGTGGGTGGCTTCCAGCTGGTCTGCACGGCCCTGCTGCTGCCCTGCAGCCTGCTGGCCGGCCACA TGAACTTCACGGCCGCCGTGCCCCGCCACTACTGCCAAAGGCCCGCCAACCACACTGCGGCCACTGTCAATGGCTCAGGGGCCCGGCTGAGGGCCACCGTACCCCTGGACCTGCTTGGGGCC CCCGAGCCATGCCGGCACTTCATGCAGCCTCAGTGGGCCCTCCTGGGCCCCAACACCTCCGTCCACAGGGCGGCCACCAAGGGCCGCAAGGACGACTCAGTCTAGGACCACAGTGTTTTCCCGTCCACCATGGTGATGgaggtc